One genomic region from Ovis canadensis isolate MfBH-ARS-UI-01 breed Bighorn chromosome 6, ARS-UI_OviCan_v2, whole genome shotgun sequence encodes:
- the CRACD gene encoding capping protein-inhibiting regulator of actin dynamics isoform X1 — protein MGTRAFSHDSIFIPDGGAESEQTVQAMSQDNILGKVKTLQRQLGKNIKFGQPPPNAIPMKKADSGEARFEEDPFLTSPVEVVTQQDLILSDTENKSSETPSSPSPLNLPGARSEMEEKVTPVKPSRPKRHLSSAGTIESVNLDAIPLAIARLDNSAAKHKLSIKPKNKRVSRKHRRLVGDRQNEHGGLLHQLSLDQNGHPGEDKPIWQEGEPEPRDSEEEKRRQEEYWRDLEAKCKRQKAEAAERRRLEEQRLQALERRLWEENRRQELLEEEEEEEEEEEEGEEREIQLEAKKRQPEEETRSLEEPGSQGPEQREEEEGGLPEAEEPVCPEEEAQHLGRCLVQEEMEAQSRQEAENLQREEEERELEELRRLEELEEQGRRAAERQRLEEEERQRELEEEKRMEELRRQEELRRQEELRRQEELEAQRWREEEVRKREELKKREDLEAKRRPEVEKKLQEAPRVEEENQPQLDHKSGLRSPFQSDLAEKAEDQDHPKLEKLRENSEKPSIWVKQSQEATETSGEQPRRQEEVPGDRGCGRQEMREETNMQPPQKQEAQVEEMLAPGEKKEAATPETDRKVEELRWQEVEERQTMPRPYTFQVSSGGKQILFPKVNLSPVKPMKDEGLTSAPQEPKAPKASPASHALPSTLSIPHTAILVTGAQLCGPAVNLSQIKDTACKSLLGLSEEKKLVDVPALENPPRALGEPRAGSAKTRPPPESPGSTAALAEWASIRSRILKSSESDQRGEREQSRAGDEHMPRGRCDSRGNLRRTPPVNAKFSIKPAWQKFSDGGGEGSRPSTEGESIRKRSGPGPSEEAVPQPPAADTKEALKDAEKPRVHQEPTDTTEGCKFAKDLPSFLVPGLPYPPQKAVAPVEPVTTSDGQTTDGAGKSESTMPGGEDKASLFGIKLRRTNYSLRFHCDQQTEQKKKKRHSSTGDSIDGAPSAPGSARGEPEMEAAAPKPGPLLPAERKPAPAPWKDSSESPPSLSPPAAQPGPPLAGSQPPALEQDKAANRLPLAQKPALAPKPAGQTPPPSPLSKVSRPYLVELLTRRVGKPEPEPSEPCKEGRDRGWPPSPPPPEERKEQKRDKEEEVETERKPASPVPSAGQEKPAPTPEAGRKEKPMLQSRYSLDGSKLVEKVETAQPLWITLALQKQKGFREQQATREERKQAREAKQAEKLSREHVSVTPQPGSSSVSRAGSLHKPTTQPEEKKPETPVSRLERREQLKKANTLPTSVTVEISDSAPPAPLVKEVTKRFSNPDAAPVSTEPAWLALAKRKAKAWSDCPQIIK, from the exons ATGGGAACCCGGGCATTTTCCCATGACAGTATTTTTATCCCTGATGGGGGAGCAGAAAGTGAGCAGACAGTTCAAGCAATGTCACAGGACAACATCCTGGGCAAAGTCAAAACTCTTCAG CGACAGTTGGGCAAGAACATCAAGTTTGGGCAGCCACCACCCAACGCCATTCCCATGAAGAAGGCAGACAGTGGCGAGGCTCGCTTCGAAGAGGACCCATTCCTcaccagtcctgtggaagttgtGACTCAGCAAGACCTCATCCTCTCAGACACCGAGAACAAA TCCAGTGAGACGCCAAGTTCTCCAAGTCCTCTGAATCTGCCCGGAGCCAGAAGTGAGATGGAAGAGAAG GTTACTCCAGTTAAACCGTCCCGGCCCAAGAGGCACCTTTCTTCCGCTGGCACCATTGAAAGTGTCAACCTGGATGCCATCCCCCTGGCCATCGCTCGACTGGATAACAGTGCCGCCAAGCACAAACTGTCCATTAAGCCAAAAAACAAGAGGGTGTCAAGGAAGCACAGGCGACTTGTCGGG GATCGACAGAACGAGCACGGTGGCCTTCTGCATCAGCTGTCCCTGGACCAGAACGGACACCCTGGAGAAGACAAGCCAATCTGGCAGGAAGGAGAGCCGGAGCCGCGGGACTCGGAGGAAGAGAAGCGACGCCAGGAAGAATACTGGCGGGACCTTGAGGCCAAGTGCAAACGGCAGAAGGCCGAAGCTGCGGAGAGGCGACGCCTGGAAGAGCAGAGGCTCCAGGCTCTCGAGCGGAGGCTTTGGGAGGAGAATAGAAGGCAGGAACtcttggaggaagaggaggaggaggaggaggaggaggaggagggagaggaaagagaaatacaGCTAGAggcaaagaagaggcagcccGAAGAAGAGACGCGGAGCCTGGAAGAGCCGGGTTCCCAGGGCccagagcagagggaggaagaggaaggaggactCCCAGAGGCCGAGGAGCCCGTGTGCCCGGAGGAAGAGGCGCAGCACCTGGGGAGATGCTTGgtgcaggaggagatggaggctcAGAGCCGGCAGGAGGCCGAGAACCTGCAacgggaggaggaggaaagagagttgGAGGAACTCCGAAGactggaggagctggaggagcagGGGCGGAGGGCAGCCGAGAGGCAGCGgctggaagaggaggagaggcagcgggagctggaggaggaaaaaCGGATGGAGGAgctcaggaggcaggaggagctcaggaggcaggaggagctcaggaggcaggaggaactggaggcccagagatggcgggaggaggaggtgaggaagaggGAAGAACTGAAGAAGAGAGAAGACTTAGAGGCCAAGAGGAGGCCGGAAGTGGAGAAGAAGCTTCAGGAAGCACCGAGAGTGGAAGAGGAGAATCAGCCGCAGCTGGACCACAAAAGCGGCTTGAGGAGCCCATTTCAGAGCGACTTAGCAGAGAAAGCAGAAGACCAAGATCACCCGAAACTTGAAAAGCTGAGAGAAAACTCCGAGAAACCGAGTATTTGGGTGAAGCAGAGCCAAGAGGCCACTGAGACATCGGGGGAGCAGcccagaaggcaggaggaagttCCTGGGGATCGTGGTTGTGGACGGCAGGAAATGAGGGAAGAAACCAACATGCAGCCTCCCCAGAAGCAAGAGGCCCAGGTGGAAGAGATGCTGGCGCCAGGAGAGAAGAAGGAAGCTGCCACTCCAGAAACAGACAGAAAGGTGGAGGAACTCAGATggcaggaggtggaggagaggcAGACCATGCCCAGACCGTACACTTTCCAGGTGTCATCAGGAGGGAAACAAATTCTTTTCCCCAAAGTCAATCTGAGCCCGGTGAAGCCCATGAAAGATGAGGGGCTCACCTCAGCTCCCCAAGAGCCCAAGGCCCCCAAAGCCAGCCCAGCCTCCCACGCCCTGCCCTCAACCTTGAGCATCCCCCACACGGCCATCCTGGTCACCGGAGCCCAGCTCTGTGGCCCGGCCGTCAACCTGAGCCAGATCAAGGACACTGCGTGCAAATCTCTCCTGGGCTTGTCGGAAGAAAAGAAGCTGGTGGATGTCCCAGCCCTGGAAAACCCACCCCGAGCCCTGGGGGAACCCCGGGCAGGCAGTGCAAAGACCAGGCCCCCACCAGAGTCTCCAGGCAGCACAGCCGCGCTTGCTGAATGGGCTTCCATTCGATCCCGAATCCTGAAGAGCTCGGAGAGTGACCAGCGTGGTGAGAGAGAGCAGTCTCGGGCTGGGGATGAGCACATGCCCAGGGGCCGGTGTGATTCCCGTGGAAACCTCCGGAGAACCCCGCCCGTAAATGCCAAATTCTCCATTAAACCTGCCTGGCAAAAGTTCTCTGATGGCGGCGGGGAGGGCTCCAGACCCAGCACGGAAGGGGAGAGCATCAGGAAAAGATCCGGGCCGGGACCCAGCGAAGAGGCCGTGCCCCAGCCCCCTGCTGCTGATACTAAAGAGGCCCTGAAAGATGCAGAGAAACCCAGGGTGCACCAGGAGCCAACGGACACCACAGAGGGATGCAAATTTGCCAAAGACCTTCCATCTTTCCTCGTCCCAGGCCTCCCTTACCCTCCACAGAAAGCAGTGGCCCCGGTGGAGCCCGTGACCACTTCAGATGGCCAGACCACAGATGGAGCAGGAAAGTCAGAGTCCACGATGCCAGGTGGGGAGGATAAAGCTTCCCTTTTCGGAATAAAATTGAGAAGGACCAACTACTCCCTGCGCTTCCACTGCGACCAACAGAcagaacagaagaagaagaaaaggcacAGCAGCACAGGGGACAGTATCGATGGGGCGCCGTCGGCCCCAGGGAGCGCACGTGGAGAGCCAGAGATGGAGGCTGCAGCCCCCAAGCCTGGCCCCTTGCTCCCTGCAGAGAGGAagccagccccagccccctgGAAGGACTCCTCTGAAAGCCCTCccagcctctctcctcctgcGGCCCAGCCCGGGCCCCCACTGGCCGGCAGCCAGCCCCCGGCTCTGGAGCAGGACAAGGCGGCCAACAGGTTGCCCCTGGCCCAGAAGCCAGCCCTGGCTCCCAAGCCCGCAGGCCAGaccccaccaccctccccgcTCTCCAAGGTGAGCAGGCCCTACTTGGTGGAGTTGCTGACTCGCCGGGTGGGGAAGCCCGAGCCGGAGCCCAGCGAGCCATGCAAGGAGGGCCGGGACAGAGGCTGGCCGCCCTCGCCCCCACCGCCtgaagagagaaaggagcagaagCGGGATAAGGAGGAAGAGGTGGAAACTGAGAGGAAACCCGCTTCCCCCGTGCCATCCGCTGGGCAAGAGAAGCCTGCCCCAACGCCCGAGGCGGGGAGGAAAG aaaAGCCGATGCTTCAGAGCAGATACTCCTTAGATGGCTCCAAACTTGTGGAGAAGGTTGAGACCGCGCAGCCACTGTGGATAACACTGGCGCTGCAGAAACAGAAGGGGTTTCGGGAGCAGCAGGCAACTCGGGAAGAGAGGAAGCAGGCCAGGGAGGCCAAACAGGCAGAGAAGCTCTCCAGAGAACAT GTCAGTGTCACCCCACAGCCTGGAAGCAGCAGCGTCAGCAGAGCTGGTTCCCTGCACAAGCCCACCACTCAGCCAGAAGAGAAGAAGCCAGAGACACCAGTGTCCAGGCTTGAGCGCAGAGAACAACTCAAAAAGGCCAACACTCTTCCTACATCAGTGACAG TGGAGATCTCGGATTCAGCTCCCCCAGCACCACTGGTGAAAGAAGTCACAAAGAGGTTCTCCAACCCAGATGCTGCCCCCGTGTCAACAGAGCCAGCCTGGCTGGCTTTGGCCAAAAGGAAAGCCAAGGCCTGGAGCGACTGTCCGCAGATTATTAAGTAA
- the CRACD gene encoding capping protein-inhibiting regulator of actin dynamics isoform X2 — MKKADSGEARFEEDPFLTSPVEVVTQQDLILSDTENKSSETPSSPSPLNLPGARSEMEEKVTPVKPSRPKRHLSSAGTIESVNLDAIPLAIARLDNSAAKHKLSIKPKNKRVSRKHRRLVGDRQNEHGGLLHQLSLDQNGHPGEDKPIWQEGEPEPRDSEEEKRRQEEYWRDLEAKCKRQKAEAAERRRLEEQRLQALERRLWEENRRQELLEEEEEEEEEEEEGEEREIQLEAKKRQPEEETRSLEEPGSQGPEQREEEEGGLPEAEEPVCPEEEAQHLGRCLVQEEMEAQSRQEAENLQREEEERELEELRRLEELEEQGRRAAERQRLEEEERQRELEEEKRMEELRRQEELRRQEELRRQEELEAQRWREEEVRKREELKKREDLEAKRRPEVEKKLQEAPRVEEENQPQLDHKSGLRSPFQSDLAEKAEDQDHPKLEKLRENSEKPSIWVKQSQEATETSGEQPRRQEEVPGDRGCGRQEMREETNMQPPQKQEAQVEEMLAPGEKKEAATPETDRKVEELRWQEVEERQTMPRPYTFQVSSGGKQILFPKVNLSPVKPMKDEGLTSAPQEPKAPKASPASHALPSTLSIPHTAILVTGAQLCGPAVNLSQIKDTACKSLLGLSEEKKLVDVPALENPPRALGEPRAGSAKTRPPPESPGSTAALAEWASIRSRILKSSESDQRGEREQSRAGDEHMPRGRCDSRGNLRRTPPVNAKFSIKPAWQKFSDGGGEGSRPSTEGESIRKRSGPGPSEEAVPQPPAADTKEALKDAEKPRVHQEPTDTTEGCKFAKDLPSFLVPGLPYPPQKAVAPVEPVTTSDGQTTDGAGKSESTMPGGEDKASLFGIKLRRTNYSLRFHCDQQTEQKKKKRHSSTGDSIDGAPSAPGSARGEPEMEAAAPKPGPLLPAERKPAPAPWKDSSESPPSLSPPAAQPGPPLAGSQPPALEQDKAANRLPLAQKPALAPKPAGQTPPPSPLSKVSRPYLVELLTRRVGKPEPEPSEPCKEGRDRGWPPSPPPPEERKEQKRDKEEEVETERKPASPVPSAGQEKPAPTPEAGRKEKPMLQSRYSLDGSKLVEKVETAQPLWITLALQKQKGFREQQATREERKQAREAKQAEKLSREHVSVTPQPGSSSVSRAGSLHKPTTQPEEKKPETPVSRLERREQLKKANTLPTSVTVEISDSAPPAPLVKEVTKRFSNPDAAPVSTEPAWLALAKRKAKAWSDCPQIIK, encoded by the exons ATGAAGAAGGCAGACAGTGGCGAGGCTCGCTTCGAAGAGGACCCATTCCTcaccagtcctgtggaagttgtGACTCAGCAAGACCTCATCCTCTCAGACACCGAGAACAAA TCCAGTGAGACGCCAAGTTCTCCAAGTCCTCTGAATCTGCCCGGAGCCAGAAGTGAGATGGAAGAGAAG GTTACTCCAGTTAAACCGTCCCGGCCCAAGAGGCACCTTTCTTCCGCTGGCACCATTGAAAGTGTCAACCTGGATGCCATCCCCCTGGCCATCGCTCGACTGGATAACAGTGCCGCCAAGCACAAACTGTCCATTAAGCCAAAAAACAAGAGGGTGTCAAGGAAGCACAGGCGACTTGTCGGG GATCGACAGAACGAGCACGGTGGCCTTCTGCATCAGCTGTCCCTGGACCAGAACGGACACCCTGGAGAAGACAAGCCAATCTGGCAGGAAGGAGAGCCGGAGCCGCGGGACTCGGAGGAAGAGAAGCGACGCCAGGAAGAATACTGGCGGGACCTTGAGGCCAAGTGCAAACGGCAGAAGGCCGAAGCTGCGGAGAGGCGACGCCTGGAAGAGCAGAGGCTCCAGGCTCTCGAGCGGAGGCTTTGGGAGGAGAATAGAAGGCAGGAACtcttggaggaagaggaggaggaggaggaggaggaggaggagggagaggaaagagaaatacaGCTAGAggcaaagaagaggcagcccGAAGAAGAGACGCGGAGCCTGGAAGAGCCGGGTTCCCAGGGCccagagcagagggaggaagaggaaggaggactCCCAGAGGCCGAGGAGCCCGTGTGCCCGGAGGAAGAGGCGCAGCACCTGGGGAGATGCTTGgtgcaggaggagatggaggctcAGAGCCGGCAGGAGGCCGAGAACCTGCAacgggaggaggaggaaagagagttgGAGGAACTCCGAAGactggaggagctggaggagcagGGGCGGAGGGCAGCCGAGAGGCAGCGgctggaagaggaggagaggcagcgggagctggaggaggaaaaaCGGATGGAGGAgctcaggaggcaggaggagctcaggaggcaggaggagctcaggaggcaggaggaactggaggcccagagatggcgggaggaggaggtgaggaagaggGAAGAACTGAAGAAGAGAGAAGACTTAGAGGCCAAGAGGAGGCCGGAAGTGGAGAAGAAGCTTCAGGAAGCACCGAGAGTGGAAGAGGAGAATCAGCCGCAGCTGGACCACAAAAGCGGCTTGAGGAGCCCATTTCAGAGCGACTTAGCAGAGAAAGCAGAAGACCAAGATCACCCGAAACTTGAAAAGCTGAGAGAAAACTCCGAGAAACCGAGTATTTGGGTGAAGCAGAGCCAAGAGGCCACTGAGACATCGGGGGAGCAGcccagaaggcaggaggaagttCCTGGGGATCGTGGTTGTGGACGGCAGGAAATGAGGGAAGAAACCAACATGCAGCCTCCCCAGAAGCAAGAGGCCCAGGTGGAAGAGATGCTGGCGCCAGGAGAGAAGAAGGAAGCTGCCACTCCAGAAACAGACAGAAAGGTGGAGGAACTCAGATggcaggaggtggaggagaggcAGACCATGCCCAGACCGTACACTTTCCAGGTGTCATCAGGAGGGAAACAAATTCTTTTCCCCAAAGTCAATCTGAGCCCGGTGAAGCCCATGAAAGATGAGGGGCTCACCTCAGCTCCCCAAGAGCCCAAGGCCCCCAAAGCCAGCCCAGCCTCCCACGCCCTGCCCTCAACCTTGAGCATCCCCCACACGGCCATCCTGGTCACCGGAGCCCAGCTCTGTGGCCCGGCCGTCAACCTGAGCCAGATCAAGGACACTGCGTGCAAATCTCTCCTGGGCTTGTCGGAAGAAAAGAAGCTGGTGGATGTCCCAGCCCTGGAAAACCCACCCCGAGCCCTGGGGGAACCCCGGGCAGGCAGTGCAAAGACCAGGCCCCCACCAGAGTCTCCAGGCAGCACAGCCGCGCTTGCTGAATGGGCTTCCATTCGATCCCGAATCCTGAAGAGCTCGGAGAGTGACCAGCGTGGTGAGAGAGAGCAGTCTCGGGCTGGGGATGAGCACATGCCCAGGGGCCGGTGTGATTCCCGTGGAAACCTCCGGAGAACCCCGCCCGTAAATGCCAAATTCTCCATTAAACCTGCCTGGCAAAAGTTCTCTGATGGCGGCGGGGAGGGCTCCAGACCCAGCACGGAAGGGGAGAGCATCAGGAAAAGATCCGGGCCGGGACCCAGCGAAGAGGCCGTGCCCCAGCCCCCTGCTGCTGATACTAAAGAGGCCCTGAAAGATGCAGAGAAACCCAGGGTGCACCAGGAGCCAACGGACACCACAGAGGGATGCAAATTTGCCAAAGACCTTCCATCTTTCCTCGTCCCAGGCCTCCCTTACCCTCCACAGAAAGCAGTGGCCCCGGTGGAGCCCGTGACCACTTCAGATGGCCAGACCACAGATGGAGCAGGAAAGTCAGAGTCCACGATGCCAGGTGGGGAGGATAAAGCTTCCCTTTTCGGAATAAAATTGAGAAGGACCAACTACTCCCTGCGCTTCCACTGCGACCAACAGAcagaacagaagaagaagaaaaggcacAGCAGCACAGGGGACAGTATCGATGGGGCGCCGTCGGCCCCAGGGAGCGCACGTGGAGAGCCAGAGATGGAGGCTGCAGCCCCCAAGCCTGGCCCCTTGCTCCCTGCAGAGAGGAagccagccccagccccctgGAAGGACTCCTCTGAAAGCCCTCccagcctctctcctcctgcGGCCCAGCCCGGGCCCCCACTGGCCGGCAGCCAGCCCCCGGCTCTGGAGCAGGACAAGGCGGCCAACAGGTTGCCCCTGGCCCAGAAGCCAGCCCTGGCTCCCAAGCCCGCAGGCCAGaccccaccaccctccccgcTCTCCAAGGTGAGCAGGCCCTACTTGGTGGAGTTGCTGACTCGCCGGGTGGGGAAGCCCGAGCCGGAGCCCAGCGAGCCATGCAAGGAGGGCCGGGACAGAGGCTGGCCGCCCTCGCCCCCACCGCCtgaagagagaaaggagcagaagCGGGATAAGGAGGAAGAGGTGGAAACTGAGAGGAAACCCGCTTCCCCCGTGCCATCCGCTGGGCAAGAGAAGCCTGCCCCAACGCCCGAGGCGGGGAGGAAAG aaaAGCCGATGCTTCAGAGCAGATACTCCTTAGATGGCTCCAAACTTGTGGAGAAGGTTGAGACCGCGCAGCCACTGTGGATAACACTGGCGCTGCAGAAACAGAAGGGGTTTCGGGAGCAGCAGGCAACTCGGGAAGAGAGGAAGCAGGCCAGGGAGGCCAAACAGGCAGAGAAGCTCTCCAGAGAACAT GTCAGTGTCACCCCACAGCCTGGAAGCAGCAGCGTCAGCAGAGCTGGTTCCCTGCACAAGCCCACCACTCAGCCAGAAGAGAAGAAGCCAGAGACACCAGTGTCCAGGCTTGAGCGCAGAGAACAACTCAAAAAGGCCAACACTCTTCCTACATCAGTGACAG TGGAGATCTCGGATTCAGCTCCCCCAGCACCACTGGTGAAAGAAGTCACAAAGAGGTTCTCCAACCCAGATGCTGCCCCCGTGTCAACAGAGCCAGCCTGGCTGGCTTTGGCCAAAAGGAAAGCCAAGGCCTGGAGCGACTGTCCGCAGATTATTAAGTAA